A window of Borrelia sp. A-FGy1 contains these coding sequences:
- a CDS encoding PTS lactose/cellobiose transporter subunit IIA has translation MINDELNRYIDDKFMLLLNKVSNVRHRLYKILKEVKKGNFDNIEYELSEIENLIINVSAFQAEFMIDDKFVQNIYLSLTMFNIQNCIMGLLSEKNLIEEIIYLNKKIQGK, from the coding sequence ATGATAAATGATGAATTAAATAGGTATATTGATGATAAGTTCATGTTACTTTTAAATAAAGTTAGTAATGTAAGACATAGGCTTTATAAAATCTTAAAAGAGGTAAAGAAAGGAAATTTTGATAATATTGAATATGAACTTAGTGAAATTGAAAATTTAATTATTAACGTTAGCGCTTTTCAAGCTGAATTTATGATTGATGACAAATTTGTACAAAATATATATTTATCATTGACTATGTTTAATATTCAAAATTGTATCATGGGCTTATTGAGCGAGAAAAATCTTATTGAAGAGATTATTTATTTAAATAAAAAGATACAAGGCAAATAA
- the phoU gene encoding phosphate signaling complex protein PhoU, which yields MIRRKLTKQLEVIKDYLWDMKECVLKIIENSLIALESRDKNLAKKIINEDEKIIDDYQYDIEDLCGRIIATEHPVATELREILAIIKIISSLERIADHSTKIVKVVLLLESNAVDFCSVDLYLKPLREMADTAKNMLSNIFDAYFDGDFTKILKIVKYDNVIDKLFSKQKTVVIDAMKNNPENLDYLLNILFLNSFLERVGDHVATIGELLYFVKVGEKVNLT from the coding sequence ATGATTAGACGCAAACTTACTAAACAACTTGAAGTGATAAAAGATTATCTTTGGGATATGAAAGAATGTGTTCTTAAAATAATAGAAAATTCTCTAATTGCTTTAGAGTCTAGAGACAAAAATTTGGCTAAAAAAATCATTAATGAGGATGAAAAAATAATAGATGATTATCAATATGATATTGAGGATTTGTGTGGAAGAATCATTGCTACTGAACATCCTGTGGCAACTGAACTTAGAGAAATTTTAGCAATTATTAAAATAATAAGCTCTCTTGAGCGTATTGCAGATCATTCTACTAAAATTGTAAAGGTTGTTCTTCTTTTAGAGTCTAATGCAGTAGATTTTTGTTCTGTTGACCTTTATCTTAAACCTTTAAGAGAAATGGCAGATACAGCTAAAAATATGCTTTCAAATATTTTTGATGCTTACTTTGATGGAGATTTTACTAAAATACTTAAGATAGTGAAGTATGATAATGTCATAGATAAATTATTTTCCAAACAAAAAACAGTTGTAATTGATGCTATGAAAAATAATCCAGAAAATTTGGATTATCTTTTGAATATATTGTTTTTAAATAGTTTTTTGGAAAGAGTAGGAGATCATGTTGCTACAATAGGTGAGTTACTTTACTTTGTCAAGGTGGGAGAAAAAGTAAATTTGACCTAA
- a CDS encoding ribonuclease HII yields MICGIDEVGRGCILGPVLSAAVIFKGKPDFLNELKDSKKLKKEKRKYLSSLILKNSYYAFAEVSNDIIDKINIHYASLLAMKLAYEKLNIDCELVVVDGKFIPTIKAKKIKAIIKGDSIINEIKAASIIAKVQRDKLMDEYDKIYPLYSLKNNKGYPTQEHKDAIKKYGLLSLHRKSFKLI; encoded by the coding sequence ATGATTTGTGGAATTGATGAAGTTGGAAGAGGATGTATTTTAGGGCCTGTTTTAAGTGCAGCAGTTATTTTTAAGGGGAAACCTGACTTTTTAAATGAACTAAAAGATTCAAAAAAGCTTAAAAAAGAAAAAAGAAAATATCTATCTTCATTAATACTTAAAAATTCATATTACGCCTTTGCAGAAGTATCTAATGATATTATCGACAAAATTAATATTCATTATGCGTCTCTTCTTGCTATGAAACTTGCATATGAAAAACTAAATATAGACTGTGAGTTAGTCGTTGTAGATGGGAAATTTATTCCAACAATAAAAGCTAAAAAAATCAAAGCAATAATCAAAGGAGACTCTATTATTAATGAAATAAAAGCAGCCTCAATTATCGCAAAAGTACAAAGAGATAAATTGATGGATGAATACGATAAAATTTATCCTCTTTATTCCCTCAAAAACAACAAAGGATATCCAACACAAGAACATAAAGATGCAATAAAAAAATATGGGCTCCTAAGTCTTCACAGAAAAAGTTTTAAACTTATTTAA
- a CDS encoding DUF3276 family protein, which translates to MGERGEIYSDKLFTNSDRTYFFNVKENRKGDYFLNIVESKRNASGDFERHSVFIYEENIKEFESSLLKAISVIKKKKVRDYTTGEARRNDFEALNNGSKRDSSNYDKNHYVSGRFRDRNY; encoded by the coding sequence ATGGGTGAGCGAGGGGAAATATATTCTGATAAGTTATTTACGAATTCTGATAGAACTTATTTTTTTAATGTTAAAGAAAATAGGAAAGGCGATTATTTTTTAAATATTGTTGAAAGTAAAAGAAATGCTAGTGGGGATTTTGAAAGACATTCAGTTTTTATTTATGAAGAAAATATTAAAGAATTTGAGTCAAGTTTATTAAAAGCAATTTCTGTAATTAAGAAAAAAAAAGTCAGAGATTATACTACAGGAGAAGCAAGACGTAATGATTTTGAAGCTCTTAATAATGGATCTAAAAGAGATAGTTCTAATTATGATAAAAATCATTACGTTTCAGGAAGATTTAGAGATAGGAATTACTAA
- a CDS encoding queuosine precursor transporter codes for MSNESLWFIMLICTYSILIAIYKFFGKKGLFVWVSSSVAIANIQVLKQITIFGFNATLGNIIYASTYIATDILSEFYGRHVSKKAVYIGFISFIFFAFNTNIQLYFSQSKYDVYFNNLKSIFSSIPILLVASIIAYIISQLNDIYLYQLIKNKFPKFLFIRSNGSTLISGLIDTIVFVSIATYFNIFPKEVYFDIVLSTYCIKAFAGILGTPFIYTAKIISQKKKIKC; via the coding sequence TTGAGTAACGAATCTTTATGGTTTATTATGTTAATCTGTACTTATTCAATTTTAATTGCTATATACAAATTTTTTGGAAAAAAAGGATTATTTGTCTGGGTTTCGTCTTCTGTAGCTATTGCAAACATTCAAGTTTTAAAGCAAATTACAATATTTGGTTTCAACGCCACGCTTGGTAATATTATTTATGCATCGACCTATATTGCAACTGATATTTTATCAGAATTCTATGGTCGTCATGTTTCAAAAAAAGCAGTTTATATAGGTTTCATAAGTTTTATATTTTTTGCTTTCAATACGAATATTCAACTTTACTTTTCACAAAGCAAATATGATGTATATTTTAACAACTTAAAAAGCATTTTTTCTTCAATCCCAATTTTATTAGTCGCATCAATAATTGCATATATAATATCTCAGTTAAATGACATATATCTATATCAGCTAATTAAAAATAAATTTCCCAAATTTCTTTTCATAAGAAGTAATGGTTCAACACTGATAAGTGGACTAATAGATACAATAGTATTTGTGAGCATTGCAACATATTTCAATATATTTCCAAAAGAAGTTTATTTTGACATAGTTCTTTCAACATATTGTATTAAAGCATTTGCTGGGATTTTAGGCACTCCTTTTATTTATACAGCAAAAATTATATCACAGAAAAAAAAAATAAAATGTTGA
- a CDS encoding queuosine precursor transporter: protein MTDLILWSSLLLSFYLCLTIFYYLFGRSGIFCFVAITTILSKILILKKVIIFEQNANLTTITFLSILFSLNLITEKYNPKSASKCTTLGMLINITFVLMINFTLVFQHNTFDTLNIHFKILFYNTSYTALTVIGTYIIYICQNVNIYLYTVLKRKNMKVKWIKHNLTRLISLLMVYTISKAYIYITPNLYRDYNINCIMKGSWIFIIIIMVIDSPIYYFLNSIKVQEA, encoded by the coding sequence ATGACAGATCTAATTCTATGGTCATCTTTATTATTATCTTTTTATCTATGTTTAACAATATTTTATTATCTATTTGGAAGGTCTGGTATTTTTTGTTTTGTAGCTATTACTACAATACTATCAAAAATCCTTATACTAAAAAAAGTAATTATATTTGAACAAAATGCAAATCTAACAACAATAACATTTTTATCAATTCTTTTCTCACTTAATTTAATTACAGAAAAATACAATCCTAAATCTGCCTCAAAGTGCACAACACTGGGTATGCTTATAAATATTACTTTTGTATTAATGATAAATTTTACATTAGTTTTTCAACATAACACATTTGATACTTTAAATATACATTTTAAAATATTATTTTATAACACTTCATATACCGCTTTAACTGTTATTGGAACATATATTATATATATATGTCAGAATGTTAATATATATTTGTACACTGTATTAAAAAGAAAAAACATGAAAGTCAAGTGGATAAAACATAACCTAACAAGATTAATTTCCTTATTGATGGTTTACACTATAAGTAAAGCTTACATATATATAACACCAAATTTATACCGTGATTATAATATTAACTGTATTATGAAAGGTTCTTGGATTTTTATTATAATAATCATGGTAATTGACTCTCCTATTTATTATTTTCTAAATTCTATCAAAGTACAAGAAGCCTAA
- the ung gene encoding uracil-DNA glycosylase — MKVKIENSWKEILQSEFNKTYFKKLVGFIKNEYKTKNGKIFPPPKLIFNAFDSLPFKNIKVVILGQDPYHGKGQANGLAFSVNSDIKIPPSLQNIFKEIENNLKIKTIENGDLKRWAIQGVFLLNSILTVEEGIPSSHKNIGWETFTNEVIRTISKNLNNVVFMLWGNFARDKKHLIDISKHLILETSHPSPYSASNGFLGSNHFSQTLEYLKKYNKTLIDFK, encoded by the coding sequence ATGAAAGTAAAAATTGAAAATTCTTGGAAAGAAATTCTACAAAGTGAATTTAACAAAACATACTTTAAAAAACTAGTAGGCTTTATAAAAAATGAATATAAAACAAAAAATGGAAAGATATTTCCTCCTCCAAAGCTTATATTTAATGCATTTGACTCTTTGCCTTTTAAAAATATAAAAGTTGTTATACTTGGGCAAGATCCATATCATGGGAAAGGACAAGCTAATGGACTAGCCTTTTCTGTCAATTCAGATATAAAAATACCCCCTTCACTACAAAATATTTTCAAAGAAATAGAAAATAATTTAAAAATAAAAACTATTGAAAACGGAGATCTAAAAAGATGGGCAATACAAGGTGTTTTTTTATTAAATTCAATACTAACAGTAGAGGAAGGAATTCCATCTTCTCACAAAAATATCGGATGGGAAACATTTACAAATGAAGTAATAAGAACTATTTCAAAAAATTTAAACAATGTCGTATTTATGCTATGGGGAAACTTTGCAAGAGACAAAAAACACTTAATTGACATATCAAAACATTTAATTCTTGAGACAAGCCACCCTTCACCTTACTCTGCAAGCAATGGTTTCTTAGGCTCAAATCATTTTAGTCAAACTTTAGAATATCTTAAAAAATACAACAAAACTTTAATAGACTTCAAATAA
- the secG gene encoding preprotein translocase subunit SecG, producing MDLFKFLMFIFFIIISFMIILLVLFQDEQGDGIGGMFGGGSSSIFGAKSSNIAIRITGLFIALFFIFVVMLSFINTKRVDDSLLKEIKTNEKSSPFWNDDLKEDKETDNGKTLYRKS from the coding sequence TTGGACTTATTTAAGTTTTTGATGTTTATCTTTTTTATTATAATTTCTTTTATGATTATTCTTTTGGTATTATTTCAAGATGAACAAGGTGATGGTATTGGAGGAATGTTTGGAGGCGGGAGTTCTTCTATTTTTGGAGCTAAATCTTCAAATATTGCAATAAGGATTACGGGATTATTTATTGCACTTTTTTTTATATTTGTTGTTATGTTGTCTTTTATTAATACAAAAAGGGTAGATGACAGTTTATTAAAAGAGATCAAGACAAATGAAAAAAGTTCGCCATTTTGGAATGATGATTTGAAAGAGGATAAAGAAACAGATAATGGAAAAACTTTATACAGAAAAAGTTAA
- the tpiA gene encoding triose-phosphate isomerase, which produces MRKIFLAGNWKMNYTSEEALVVAKQIIDGVKYIKDNVVVMITPPFTSLCKVCNVTRGTKVLLGAQNMSYESSGARTSEISSSMLLEFGVDYVILGHSECRTYLGETDDIVNMKVLRGLKNPFKYLILCVGETLKEREEHKTLDIVLNQIRKGLNSVSESELKRIILAYEPVWAIGTGKTATKEEAQEVHGAIRLEIEKLYSKAAANNIIIQYGGSVNVDNIESLMGESDIDGALIGGASLKSNSFLKIINKVAK; this is translated from the coding sequence ATGAGAAAGATATTTTTAGCAGGAAACTGGAAGATGAATTATACAAGTGAAGAAGCTTTAGTTGTTGCTAAACAGATTATAGATGGAGTTAAATATATTAAAGATAATGTTGTAGTTATGATAACTCCTCCCTTTACATCTCTTTGTAAAGTATGTAATGTTACTAGGGGAACTAAAGTACTTCTTGGCGCTCAAAATATGTCTTACGAGAGTAGTGGCGCAAGAACAAGTGAGATTTCATCTTCTATGTTGTTAGAATTTGGGGTTGATTACGTAATACTTGGTCATTCGGAATGTAGAACTTATCTTGGGGAAACAGATGATATAGTGAATATGAAAGTTCTTAGGGGTCTTAAAAATCCATTTAAATATTTAATTCTTTGTGTTGGAGAAACTCTTAAGGAGAGAGAAGAACATAAAACTTTAGATATTGTTTTAAATCAAATTAGAAAAGGATTAAATTCTGTATCTGAATCTGAACTTAAAAGAATAATTTTAGCTTATGAGCCTGTGTGGGCAATTGGAACTGGTAAGACAGCAACAAAAGAAGAGGCCCAAGAAGTACATGGGGCAATTAGACTTGAAATTGAAAAATTATACTCTAAAGCAGCGGCTAATAATATCATAATTCAGTATGGTGGTTCTGTTAATGTTGATAATATAGAAAGTCTTATGGGAGAGAGCGATATTGACGGAGCTTTAATTGGGGGTGCATCTTTAAAGTCGAATTCTTTTTTAAAAATAATTAATAAGGTAGCTAAGTAG
- a CDS encoding phosphoglycerate kinase, whose protein sequence is MSIKTIKDFDFSYKRALVRCDFNVPLKEGNISDDTRIKAALPTLEYLKAQGAKVIIMSHLGRPNGMKNLKYSLMPVAKRLSELMGEEVKMLSDCIGDEVSRAISFMKNGDVVLLENVRFYKEEEQNCSDFAKKLSQNGDIFVNDAFGTAHRFHASTAGIADYLPAVGGFLIEKEDKFLGKILRNPESPFVSIIGGSKVSSKIEVLESLLPKSNVMVIGGGMAYTFLKVLGHSIGKSLLENDYIDIAISFLKKAKELNVRIILPIDHVVANEFKLDSIPEYVNAVDIPDGKIGMDIGDKTLREVEVVIRNAKTVIWNGPLGVFEFDSFSRGTARVANFVAACSGITVVGGGDSVAAVNKFDLFEKITHVSTGGGASLEYLKEKILPGIKILEK, encoded by the coding sequence ATGTCAATAAAAACAATAAAGGATTTTGACTTTTCTTATAAGCGAGCTTTGGTAAGATGTGATTTTAATGTTCCTTTAAAAGAGGGAAATATTAGTGATGATACTAGGATTAAAGCAGCTTTGCCTACTTTAGAATATCTTAAAGCTCAGGGAGCCAAGGTTATTATTATGAGTCATTTAGGTAGGCCAAATGGGATGAAAAATCTCAAGTATTCTCTTATGCCTGTTGCTAAGAGATTATCCGAGCTAATGGGAGAAGAAGTTAAGATGCTTTCTGATTGCATAGGAGATGAGGTGAGTAGGGCTATTTCTTTTATGAAGAATGGAGATGTTGTTTTACTTGAAAATGTAAGATTTTATAAGGAAGAAGAACAAAATTGTAGTGATTTTGCTAAAAAATTATCTCAGAATGGAGATATTTTTGTTAATGATGCTTTCGGAACGGCTCACAGATTTCATGCTTCTACGGCAGGAATAGCAGATTACTTGCCAGCTGTTGGTGGATTTTTAATTGAAAAAGAAGATAAATTTTTAGGTAAAATTTTAAGAAATCCCGAAAGTCCATTTGTTTCAATAATTGGAGGTTCAAAAGTTTCTTCAAAAATTGAAGTATTGGAATCACTTTTACCAAAATCAAATGTAATGGTAATTGGAGGTGGGATGGCTTATACCTTTTTAAAAGTATTGGGACATTCAATTGGGAAATCTCTTCTAGAAAATGATTATATTGATATAGCTATTTCTTTTTTAAAGAAGGCAAAAGAATTAAATGTAAGAATTATTTTGCCTATTGATCATGTGGTTGCAAATGAATTTAAGTTAGACTCTATTCCTGAATATGTAAATGCCGTTGATATACCTGATGGTAAAATTGGAATGGATATTGGTGATAAAACTTTAAGAGAAGTGGAAGTAGTTATTCGTAATGCAAAAACTGTGATTTGGAATGGACCTCTTGGGGTTTTTGAATTTGATTCTTTTTCTAGGGGAACAGCTAGAGTTGCTAATTTTGTGGCAGCTTGTTCTGGTATTACAGTTGTTGGTGGAGGAGATTCAGTAGCTGCTGTAAATAAATTTGATTTATTTGAAAAGATAACTCATGTTTCAACAGGAGGAGGGGCTTCTCTTGAATATCTTAAGGAAAAAATTTTACCGGGTATAAAAATACTGGAGAAATAA
- the gap gene encoding type I glyceraldehyde-3-phosphate dehydrogenase yields MKLAINGFGRIGRNVFKIAFERGIEVAAINDLTDPKTLAHLLKYDSTFGVYNRKVEAREKAIIVDGREIKIIAEKDPKKLPWGNLGIDVVIESTGVFSSATSDRGGYLDHVEHSGAKKVILTVPAKDEIKTIVLGVNDRDITSDLKAVSNASCTTNCLAPLAKVLHEAFGIEQGLMTTVHAYTNDQKILDLPHSDFRRARAGALSIIPTSTGAAKAVGLVLPELKGKLNGTSMRVPVPTGSIVDFTVQLKKKDITKDIINSTLKKASESKELSGILGYTEDPIVSSDIKGNSHSSIVDGLETMVLLDGFVKVLSWYDNEFGYSTRVVDLAQKLFK; encoded by the coding sequence ATGAAGTTAGCTATTAATGGATTTGGACGTATAGGTAGAAATGTTTTTAAGATTGCTTTTGAAAGGGGAATTGAAGTTGCTGCTATAAATGACTTAACAGATCCTAAAACACTTGCTCACCTTTTGAAATATGATTCAACTTTTGGGGTATATAATAGGAAAGTTGAGGCAAGAGAAAAAGCTATTATAGTAGATGGCAGGGAAATAAAGATTATTGCTGAGAAAGATCCAAAAAAGCTTCCTTGGGGGAATCTTGGAATTGATGTTGTAATTGAATCAACAGGAGTTTTCTCATCAGCGACAAGTGATAGGGGTGGATATCTTGACCATGTTGAGCATTCTGGGGCCAAAAAAGTAATTTTGACTGTTCCTGCTAAAGATGAGATTAAAACTATCGTGCTTGGCGTAAATGACCGTGATATTACTTCTGATTTGAAAGCTGTCTCAAATGCTTCATGTACAACAAACTGTCTTGCACCTCTTGCAAAAGTACTTCATGAAGCTTTTGGAATTGAGCAAGGTCTTATGACTACCGTTCATGCTTATACAAATGATCAAAAAATTCTTGATCTTCCACATTCTGACTTTAGAAGAGCAAGAGCAGGGGCATTGTCCATTATTCCTACTTCAACAGGTGCTGCTAAAGCTGTTGGTCTTGTTTTACCTGAGCTTAAGGGCAAACTTAATGGTACTTCAATGAGAGTTCCTGTTCCAACAGGTTCAATTGTTGACTTTACGGTACAACTTAAGAAAAAGGATATTACAAAGGATATAATAAATTCAACTCTTAAGAAAGCGTCTGAGTCTAAGGAGCTTAGTGGTATTTTAGGGTATACGGAGGATCCTATAGTGTCTTCAGATATTAAAGGAAATTCTCATTCTTCAATAGTTGATGGGCTTGAAACAATGGTATTGCTAGATGGTTTTGTTAAAGTGCTTTCATGGTATGACAATGAGTTTGGATATTCTACTAGAGTAGTTGATCTTGCACAAAAGTTATTTAAATAA
- a CDS encoding CDC27 family protein — protein MSLKRFLGIFLVFNLNFGNLMGSITSIEYYQRAQEYYLVQKYYDAIDELLEAIKLNNNYYEAYKLIAEIYYLLKIYSQAQFFIEKAYKMSNGDIEYKILYANILLKNNRVGQAKKFYSEVLSKQKNNIDALVGLASIFEEEGLLIAAANYYISILEYSQTNYNAFERLMNIYEKLDMNDKAQHLINKVRGNFTSFPDFHKKVAEFSISTKNLGVAEKYAKNYLMLVGTTYKDFGFVDAYRLLALVYLYQAKYEDAVDVLKKTILVDKSSDELYYLLGYSYLKLGEVNKAILNLEKAKGMKKDLEFYDIALEESFFVSNFRGFIQDNSINIEISKRYEKEGLKAFKNLNLDGAIFNAKNAVDIYPDNDSARFLLAKIYKLLKLDVMAYEELYYLVNHRNILDSNILDFYDMIAFNIRSSLFFRYGYRSIGDLNKLYEDRTVYRIGIFTQNENRVFGANDLILRYAERIIERNIGIEVVNYNFDYNKNKDYLINSFSEGFSYARNNELDLFLIFDLDVDVFKNSASLKIEVYSGKTGVKVNTFNYNSGGVLYLSEILSSFSRDFNNYLPKKGKILQLKKEDVLINVGIMNNVKKDDVFLVLKEGSLKYNSDSSSFISYDKSDILGEILIEEVGDYISRGILKSSTLLRDYIQEGYMIFLKNSLTLDIN, from the coding sequence ATGAGTTTGAAGAGATTTTTAGGCATTTTTTTAGTTTTTAATTTAAATTTTGGTAATTTAATGGGTTCTATAACATCAATCGAGTATTACCAGAGGGCGCAAGAATATTACCTTGTACAAAAATATTATGATGCTATTGATGAATTACTTGAAGCTATTAAATTGAATAATAATTATTATGAGGCATATAAGCTTATTGCAGAAATTTATTATCTATTAAAAATATATAGTCAAGCTCAATTTTTCATAGAAAAAGCTTATAAGATGTCAAATGGTGATATTGAATATAAAATTCTTTATGCTAATATTTTGCTTAAAAACAATAGAGTGGGGCAAGCTAAAAAATTTTATTCGGAAGTTCTTTCTAAACAAAAAAATAATATTGATGCTTTAGTAGGGCTTGCTTCGATTTTTGAGGAAGAGGGTTTGCTTATTGCAGCTGCTAATTATTATATCTCAATTCTTGAATATAGTCAGACGAATTACAATGCCTTTGAGCGGCTTATGAATATTTATGAAAAGTTGGATATGAATGATAAAGCGCAACATTTAATTAACAAGGTTAGAGGTAATTTTACTTCATTTCCAGATTTTCATAAGAAGGTAGCAGAATTTTCTATTAGCACTAAGAATTTAGGAGTTGCGGAGAAATATGCTAAAAATTATTTAATGTTGGTAGGGACTACTTATAAAGATTTTGGATTTGTTGATGCTTACCGCTTACTTGCGCTTGTTTATTTATATCAGGCTAAATATGAAGATGCAGTTGATGTTCTTAAAAAAACAATACTTGTAGATAAAAGCTCTGATGAGCTTTATTATTTACTTGGGTATTCTTATTTAAAACTTGGAGAAGTGAATAAAGCTATTTTAAACTTAGAAAAAGCTAAAGGCATGAAAAAGGACTTAGAATTTTATGATATTGCTTTGGAGGAGAGTTTCTTTGTGTCTAATTTTAGGGGTTTTATTCAAGATAATAGTATTAATATAGAGATATCTAAAAGATATGAAAAAGAAGGACTTAAAGCTTTTAAAAATTTGAATTTAGACGGAGCAATATTTAATGCAAAAAATGCTGTTGATATTTATCCTGACAATGATAGTGCTAGGTTTTTACTTGCAAAGATTTATAAGCTTCTGAAATTAGATGTAATGGCATATGAAGAACTTTATTATTTGGTAAATCATAGAAATATTTTGGATTCTAATATTTTAGATTTTTATGATATGATTGCATTTAATATTAGAAGTTCTTTATTTTTTAGGTATGGATATAGGAGTATTGGTGATTTAAATAAGCTTTATGAAGATCGAACAGTTTATAGGATAGGTATTTTTACTCAAAATGAGAATAGAGTTTTTGGAGCAAATGATTTAATTTTAAGATATGCTGAAAGAATAATTGAGCGCAATATAGGTATAGAGGTAGTAAATTATAATTTTGATTATAATAAAAATAAAGATTATTTAATAAATAGTTTTTCTGAAGGGTTTTCTTATGCGAGAAATAATGAGCTTGATTTGTTTTTGATTTTTGATCTTGATGTGGATGTTTTTAAAAATTCAGCTAGTTTAAAGATTGAGGTTTATTCGGGAAAGACAGGAGTTAAGGTTAATACTTTCAATTATAACTCAGGAGGGGTTCTTTATTTGAGTGAAATTTTGAGCTCTTTCTCTAGGGACTTTAATAATTATTTGCCTAAAAAAGGGAAAATACTTCAACTTAAAAAGGAAGATGTTCTTATTAATGTAGGAATTATGAATAATGTAAAAAAAGATGATGTATTTTTAGTTCTTAAAGAAGGATCCTTAAAGTATAATAGTGATAGTTCTAGTTTTATTAGTTATGATAAATCAGATATTCTTGGTGAAATTTTGATTGAGGAGGTAGGTGATTATATTTCTAGGGGTATTTTGAAATCTTCTACTCTTTTAAGAGATTATATACAGGAAGGATATATGATTTTTTTAAAAAATAGTTTGACACTTGATATTAATTAA
- a CDS encoding hemolysin family protein, producing MLNFFNLIKSKKRRDADEDNEGKSKFEASLINNFSSLKGTIVKEIMVPRISVVFVDYFGSKDELLKVVTSSNHSRFPVYRETIDDIIGIIHTKDILFHMYKKDFYEIDLKDIMRKVMFVPESKKIDSLLKEFQENHVHISIVVDEYGGVSGLVTLEDILEEIVGDIQDEFDNELDEIVQLDDGSYLCTARVLIEDLNEKLGLSLPDGDFDTLGGFVYDLFGRIPLKNEKIEYNDLTFTIKNMQQRNIKIIKISQKEVL from the coding sequence ATGTTAAATTTTTTTAATTTAATTAAGAGTAAAAAAAGAAGAGATGCCGATGAGGATAATGAGGGGAAATCGAAATTTGAAGCTTCTTTAATAAATAATTTTAGTTCTCTTAAAGGGACCATTGTTAAGGAAATTATGGTTCCAAGGATAAGTGTAGTTTTTGTTGATTATTTTGGAAGCAAAGATGAACTCTTGAAAGTTGTAACATCTAGCAATCATTCAAGGTTTCCTGTTTATAGAGAAACAATTGATGATATTATTGGGATAATACATACAAAAGATATTCTATTTCATATGTATAAAAAGGATTTTTATGAAATAGATTTAAAAGATATTATGCGTAAGGTGATGTTTGTTCCCGAGAGTAAAAAAATAGATTCTCTTTTAAAAGAATTTCAAGAGAATCATGTTCATATTTCTATTGTGGTTGATGAGTATGGGGGAGTTTCGGGTCTTGTTACTCTTGAAGATATTCTTGAAGAGATTGTTGGAGATATACAAGATGAATTTGATAATGAGCTTGATGAAATAGTGCAACTTGATGATGGTAGTTATCTTTGTACTGCTAGAGTTTTGATAGAAGATTTAAATGAAAAGCTTGGATTGAGTCTTCCAGACGGAGATTTTGATACTCTTGGTGGGTTTGTTTATGATTTGTTTGGGAGAATCCCATTAAAAAATGAAAAAATAGAATATAATGACTTAACATTTACTATTAAAAATATGCAGCAGAGAAACATTAAGATAATAAAAATTTCCCAAAAGGAAGTGTTATGA
- the ybeY gene encoding rRNA maturation RNase YbeY produces the protein MIEEDLVLWTEDINFEHLDVYYNFILSVLSYLCVKKYELSVILCSNAYIEKLNSEFRQITGPTDVLSFNYLEEDGQLSREIHGDLVISLEYLGFSALEFNVAMHDELQRVTIHGILHLIGYNHKTNDFQKEEMLIIQEQILRETRKVF, from the coding sequence TTGATAGAAGAAGATTTAGTTTTATGGACTGAAGATATTAACTTTGAGCATTTAGATGTCTATTATAATTTTATTTTATCTGTCTTGAGCTATCTTTGCGTTAAAAAATATGAGCTTTCTGTTATTCTTTGTAGTAATGCCTATATCGAAAAGTTAAATAGTGAGTTTAGACAGATAACTGGGCCTACTGATGTTCTTTCTTTTAATTATCTTGAAGAGGATGGGCAATTGAGTCGTGAAATACATGGAGATCTTGTCATATCTCTTGAATATTTAGGATTTAGCGCTTTGGAATTTAATGTGGCAATGCATGATGAGCTTCAAAGAGTTACTATACATGGAATATTACATTTAATAGGATATAACCATAAAACAAATGATTTTCAAAAGGAAGAAATGCTAATTATTCAAGAGCAGATATTAAGAGAAACCCGAAAGGTATTTTGA